From the Tenacibaculum dicentrarchi genome, the window GTTTTTGAACAAAACATGATTGATCAGCTAATGATTGATTTAGACGGAACTCCAAACAAATCGGTTTTAGGAGCCAATGCTATTTTAGGTGTTTCTTTGGCTGCTGCAAAAGCTGCTGCAATCGAGTTAGGCTTGCCTTTATATAGGTATGTAGGTGGTGTTTCAGCCAATACATTGCCTGTTCCGATGATGAATATTATTAATGGAGGATCACATTCTGATGCGCCAATTGCGTTTCAAGAATTTATGATAATGCCTGTAAAAGCTAAAAATTTTACGGAAGCAATGAAAATTGGTTCTGAAATTTTTCACCATTTAAAGAAGGTTTTACACGACAGAAATTTATCAACAGCTGTTGGAGATGAAGGAGGTTTTGCACCAACTTTAAACGGAACAGAAGATGCTATTGAAACTATCGCTTTGGCAACTAAAAATGCAGGGTATAAATTCGGAGAAGAAGTAATGATCGCTTTAGATTGTGCTGCTGCTGAATTTTTTGTTGATGGAAAATACGATTATACCAAGTTCGAAGGAGCAAAAGGAAAAATTCGTACAAGTAAAGAACAAGCCGATTATTTAGCTGAATTAGCTCAAAAATACCCTATTATTTCTATCGAAGATGGAATGGATGAAAACGATTGGGAAGGTTGGAAATATTTAACAGAAATTGCAGGCGATAAAGTGCAGTTAGTTGGTGACGATTTATTTGTAACCAATGTGGAGCGTTTATCAAGAGGAATTGAAAACGG encodes:
- the eno gene encoding phosphopyruvate hydratase; translated protein: MSIIINIHARQIFDSRGNPTVEVDVTTENGVIGSAAVPSGASTGEHEAVELRDGGKDYMGKGVLNAVKNVNTLIAQELLGVSVFEQNMIDQLMIDLDGTPNKSVLGANAILGVSLAAAKAAAIELGLPLYRYVGGVSANTLPVPMMNIINGGSHSDAPIAFQEFMIMPVKAKNFTEAMKIGSEIFHHLKKVLHDRNLSTAVGDEGGFAPTLNGTEDAIETIALATKNAGYKFGEEVMIALDCAAAEFFVDGKYDYTKFEGAKGKIRTSKEQADYLAELAQKYPIISIEDGMDENDWEGWKYLTEIAGDKVQLVGDDLFVTNVERLSRGIENGIANSILIKVNQIGTLTETISAVNMAHNAGYTSVMSHRSGETEDNTIADLAVALNCGQIKTGSASRSDRMAKYNQLLRIEEQLDGTAYFPQNKAFKIK